ttaaaaattgtctcttaaaaggaaaataatagatgAAAGTGTATATAAATTTAGAGTAGGGAAATACTGTTTAAGCCTAACATCTAGGGTAACAATGGCATTGATATTTAGCATTTGAATAACTtgacatcaaaatataaaataatataaaaggaaagaaaaggaagggaaaataatttttaaaaattgaaaggccaataaaaaattggggaaaaaatttCCATGATATgatgaagaaatattttccttaataCATACAGgttcttaaaaatcaataaaacagcttccctggtggcgcagtggttgagagtccgcctgccgatgcaggggatacgggttcgtgctccgatccgggaagatcccacatgccacggagcggctgggcctgtgagccatggccactgagcctgtgcatccggagcctgtactccgcaaggggagaggtcaCAACTGTGAaaaggcccacataacgcaaaaaaaaaaaaaaaaaaatcaataaaacaacaAATACCTCAAATCTAGCTCCTAGCAAATAGTATGTATCTAAAAATACTCTTataagtgaatttttttaaacaggtagAGAAAATGAGCTCATTAACAGAAATATTCAagcttaaaaatcaattaaataaaaattgaaaaaattatcCTTCTGCCTGGATTATCTATCCATCTTTTTGTGTACCTAGAAAATTCCTCAAACCTCAAGATGTATAccaagtatcatgtcatctctgAAGTCTTTCCTATTTCCCTATTCACATCATCTTCAGTGTTATCAGGTCACCGTTTATTTAATCCTGTCattgagtttattttattataatttgagGGCATGTTTGTCTTCCCAGCTGGACTTAATTCTAAAAGAcaaggaaattttctttttattcctttttttaaaaattgaggtataagcAACATATAGCACtacattagtttcagatgtacaacatagtgatacgatatttgtatatactgtgaaaagATCAGAAAATTTCTCATTGCCAGAGGCAGTTATAATATCTAACAGTTCCTAGAttgtggtaggtgctcaatattcACTGTACTGAATGAAATTGCTATACGAAAATAAAGTGGAAAACTGAATATTCACTtacatagaaaaatagaaagtgaATTAACTTTTCTTTATCATAGTATTCAAGTttactttaaaagtatattttcgTCTTTGTGATTTTGTTAGTCTTAAAGttaaggttttaaaatttatttttaatttagtattAAATTTGCCAAACCATTTTCAATAGTGTCATATTAATTACACTAAATATTCTATTCTCACTGTAGTCAATGTAGATTGATCCTATCCCAGAATCCGCTCTGTGGTTTCACTAGAGAGAGTGGTAATGGTAGTGGTACTGGCAAGTTTTATATTTGTACTGACTCACTATGTATATCTGGGACTATTCGTTACAAATTAACATGAGGAAGTCCccagtaaaacattttaaattcttctGAAAGAATGTCAATAGGGTTTTCCCATCAATAATCAATAATGATATGGGGGATAGCCCTGTGAGTTATCACACACTTGTAAGGAGGTCAAGGTCCTGAATTATGATCCTTTTATTACAACAGTTAACATTTTTCCCCTCAGTGTCAGTCTGTACCCCTAAGCTcggtcttttaaaaatgtctatggggcttccctggtggcgcagtggttgggaatccgcctgccgatgcaggggacacaggttcgtgccccggtccgggagggtcccacatgccatggagcggctgggccgtggccgctgggcctgcgcatctggagcctgtgctccccagcgggagaggccacagcagtgagaggcccacataccgcaaaaaataaataaataaataaatttttaaaaagtctatgattttattgaaaaaatgagaaaagatcaGTCCTttgataatgaagaaaaatataaggtACATATAAACTGAAGAtcaattctatttcttttctacaGAGAATCAGGCATGTTTACTATAAAATAAactttgtttaatatttacataattttaaatgtaaaatgcctATTAAAGTAGGTTATAGATAGTAAAGAATAAAGTAGACACATAGCTCTGTGAGATTTTTTTCCTGGTTACTCATCAGACTTTGGGTTCTTCTATGATTTAGTTGTGGCTTTTGGCTTTTCCTTCACATTTCAGATTAAAGTAGATTTTATATTGGTGTAACTTTAGCATATTTTCAaatcttctatttattttctctgctatttttgaatttttctcatcttttaaaaacagaacttgGGCATTCGGTGCCCTGAGAGTGAAGCTACAAGAGTGGACCTTTGTTGGGATAACCAAACCTACACCAAGAGAACAGGCTGGAGAGAGGCAGTTCTGTGGTGTTCTTGGTCACACATTTATGGAGTTTCTGAAGGGCAGTGGAGATTACTGCCAGGCATAGCACAACCTCTATGCAGACAAGTGAACTGTAGAAATTCATTACTACTCCACCAAGAAGCCCCCATAAGAGTGGTGAACCTGGACACAGAAGTGTTGAATTGAAATCCACAGAGCATTCTTTACAAGAGTTCTGACCTGGATGGGGTAAACCTCAGTGCACTTCCTTTCTCTTGCCTCAGTATTACTGGATTGAAGAATTGCTGCTTCTTGTCAGGAGGTTCATTTCATTTCCCATTACTCCCAACTTCATACTCAAAAGCACTGAGAATTTCAAGTGGAGTATATTGAAGTAGACTCAGTTTCTTTGCGTCATTTCTGTATTCAgtcttttaaattctttcataaCCCTACTGAGTGTTTTTTAACTAAATTAACATGGCTCAAATGAACCACCCAGCTCCTGTGGAAATCACTTACAAGAACATGAGATTTCTTATTACACACAATCCAACTAATGCGACCTTAAACAAATTTATAGAGGAACTTAAGAAGTACGGAGTTACCACAGTAGTAAGAGTATGTGAAGCAATGTACAACACTAGTCTTGTGGAGAAAGAAGGCATCCATGTTCTCGATTGGCCTTTTGATGATGGCGCACCACCATCTAACCAGATTGTTGATGATTGGTTAAGTCTTGTGAAAATTAAGTTTCGTGAAGACCCTGGTTGTTGTATTGCCGTTCATTGTGTTGCAGGCCTTGGGAGAGCTCCAGTGCTTGTCGCCCTAGCATTAATTGAAGGTGGAATGAAATACGAAGATGCAGTACAGTTCATCAGACAAAAGCAGTGAGGAGCTTTTAACAGCAAGCAACTTTTGTATTTGGAGAAGTATCGTCCTAAAATGCGGCTGCGCTTCAAAGACTCTAATGGTCATAGAAACAACTGTTGTATTCAATAAAACTGGGGTGCCTGATGCCATTGCTTGGAAGTGGAACCTAGACAGGACAGGATTTGTCATACATGTTAGCCAGCATGTTGGCTTGGTGAAGTCTGATGAAGCTTCCATAGGAGTGTTGAAACGCAGTTTTACCAGGCCACAAGGCTGGCAGAATTGCACCCTCTATGTTTGGGTTAAGATTAACCTACTTGGACACTTAGCAAAGGATTCTTGCTGTTCAGCATTTAAAATGTGCTTATCGTTTGTACCAATTGACTTTTCCTGAAATCATGCAGTATGGAGTCATTCAtgtctttaaatctgtttccatgCCAGATTCTTATCAGTATATAAGAAATTTAGAAAGACTAGGTGCCAAAATACCCAGCACAATTCTTGTTGTTTTTAGTATCATGTTGAACTAAAATCCCAGGAACTATGAAAACTCTGGACCTTAtgtgttttattctttccatCATTTCAAACATAGAAAGTAGGGCCTATAAGGTTATTTGCTCACAGTATGTTTACATCTTCCACAGTCATACCAGTATACATCCGATTtgctcatttgcttttttttaattaaccaaGTCTTACCAGTGATTATTTAATGTCTTTCTATAAATCGCATTTTGTGCTGTCATGGAAGACCTCCATTTTGAAAATCTACATTGTACAGAAGCACATGTCTTTAATGTCTCCAGACAAAAAAGCCTTACAGTTAATTTTAATGTTTGCACTTTGGGGTGCAACTTACAGGGAGGGTCTGAAAAAGTAATGGGAGGGGGCTATTAAGTATTTTTAGTAAAATGTTGCCTTTGTCTTGTGCAGAACATGTAGAATATGCTCtttaatttagtaaatattttttaaaaggtagaaataCTTTGTTATTGTAGCTAAAACAATTCTTAATCataaaatttctgaaattcttgtaattttttttcaaacttatcTGAAGTTGTTtaccaacttatttttttttaaagtgtgattcCCAACctttcttgcaaaaaaaaaaaaaaaaaagtgggtttcTGCTAATGAATTGAGcagacatttaatattttatatgccTTTTGAGCTGTGTAACTTAATATTTGGATATTTGACAATTTGTTTTATTATGTGATTGATAAAATGGTGATGTGTATTAATGTCAGCTCAACCATATATTTATACTGTCCGGGAACATGTGGTTATAGTTCTGTGGGAGAAATAATTTGTCAGTGTTCACCAGCTTGTAAAAATCTAGTGCGAGAgcttaaacattaaataaatgatgaaatgcaaaaaaaaaaaaaaaaaaaaacagaacttggCTTTCATCTGGTACATTAGAAGActtatttaaatgttattaaGTCATTAATATAA
Above is a window of Mesoplodon densirostris isolate mMesDen1 chromosome X, mMesDen1 primary haplotype, whole genome shotgun sequence DNA encoding:
- the LOC132481978 gene encoding protein tyrosine phosphatase type IVA 1-like; this encodes MAQMNHPAPVEITYKNMRFLITHNPTNATLNKFIEELKKYGVTTVVRVCEAMYNTSLVEKEGIHVLDWPFDDGAPPSNQIVDDWLSLVKIKFREDPGCCIAVHCVAGLGRAPVLVALALIEGGMKYEDAVQFIRQKQ